In a genomic window of Kluyveromyces marxianus DMKU3-1042 DNA, complete genome, chromosome 7:
- the PFS2 gene encoding cleavage polyadenylation factor subunit PFS2, with protein sequence MDASAEGNASKKYTSQRRTIDISSSYDRLYFLKKHGLDKSLYIEPESSYNANILPPDSYGIHGNGINMATKFTHLSSNKVKHVIPALTWTPEGRRLVVATYNGEFSLWSGASFNFESIMQAHDSAVTVMTYSHTGDWMVSGSADGELKIWQPNFNMVKVMDQAHMECVREISFSPTDQKFVSCSDDNVLKIWNFSNGQQERVLSGHHWDVKSCDWHPKMGLIISGSKDNLIKFWDPRSGGCVSTMLGFKHTIISTKFQPKQGNLFSVISKDKTCKVYDIRQQAKELFSVRDDVDYMTLQWHPINETMFTVGCYDGSIKHFDLSQENQPNKPTHNIPYAHEKCVTSLAYSPIGHIMASASKDRTIRFWTRSRAVDPNAFDDPTYNNEKVNAWYFGINNNINAVRNKTEHGIALPPNEDENENETNEISKKIETERGPTMQLPGLGSGLPGLSF encoded by the coding sequence ATGGATGCGAGTGCTGAAGGTAAtgcttcaaagaaatacaCTTCGCAACGTAGAACTATTGATATATCATCGTCATATGACCGACTTTACTTTTTAAAGAAGCACGGATTGGACAAATCTCTATATATTGAACCGGAGAGTTCATATAACGCAAACATTCTGCCACCTGATTCTTATGGAATACATGGTAATGGTATTAATATGGCTACGAAGTTTACCCATCTATCGTCAAATAAAGTGAAACATGTTATTCCTGCTCTTACATGGACACcagaaggaagaagattggTTGTGGCGACTTATAACGGAGAATTTTCATTATGGAGCGGGGCTAGTTTCAACTTTGAAAGTATTATGCAGGCACATGATAGCGCTGTTACTGTAATGACATATTCGCATACAGGGGACTGGATGGTGAGTGGAAGCGCAGATGGTGAACTTAAGATCTGGCAACCCAATTTCAATATGGTTAAAGTGATGGATCAAGCTCATATGGAATGTGTAAGAGAAATTTCCTTTAGTCCTACGGATCAAAAGTTCGTCAGTTGTTCTGACGATAACGTTCTAAAAATATGGAATTTCAGTAATGGTCAACAAGAGAGGGTTCTCTCGGGTCACCACTGGGATGTGAAATCGTGTGATTGGCATCCAAAAATGGGGCTTATTATATCAGGTTCTAAAGATAATCTAATAAAGTTTTGGGATCCTCGTAGTGGAGGTTGTGTATCTACAATGTTAGGATTCAAGCATACAATCATATCAACAAAATTTCAACCCAAGCAAGGAAACCTGTTTTCAGTAATATCGAAGGATAAAACCTGTAAAGTTTACGACATACGACAACAAGCTAAGGAACTCTTTAGTGTTCGTGATGATGTAGATTACATGACATTGCAATGGCATCCAATTAATGAAACCATGTTCACTGTTGGTTGTTATGACGGTTCCATCAAACATTTCGATTTGTCTCAAGAGAACCAGCCAAATAAACCAACGCATAACATTCCTTATGCGCACGAAAAGTGCGTTACATCTTTAGCATATAGTCCTATTGGACACATAATGGCCAGTGCTTCCAAAGATCGAACAATCAGATTCTGGACAAGATCTAGAGCGGTGGACCCCAACGCATTCGATGACCCAACATATAATAATGAGAAAGTCAATGCATGGTACTTTGGtatcaataataatatcaacGCTGTTAGGAATAAAACAGAGCATGGTATTGCTTTGCCGCCCAATGAGgacgaaaatgaaaatgaaacaaaTGAAATTTCTAAGAAGATCGAAACAGAAAGAGGGCCAACTATGCAATTACCTGGTTTAGGTTCAGGTTTACCTGGGTTAAGTTTTTAG
- the PFK27 gene encoding 6-phosphofructo-2-kinase, which translates to MSGTSSSSNDLSRPDTLKTMESTRKHLNSLTVSTNTSTNSLFSLHGSSSSSIFRTISRVETEPEVDGDVYYRALQDSSSAHATNNSYLSQGSSLTIQFGNKRQNLNHKFCVILIGLPATGKSTISRHLINFLHSSARTSHLRCSIFNAGNVRRKLSVRRRHVSAPFMAPELNKSDDDLFNPKNSHKKEEYARITLAKLLDEIENDRCDLAIFDATNSTLKRRDFVLQEIRNFNKTQYELYNAKNAGTGSSSGTDTESTYGAETEGKPDEDSGSIHITPIFLQVSCTEPTFVKFNIHNKTFNQDYYDKPYEYAVRDFARRLQHYHSQFVQFSKDEFDHYCKENARINEGSHNPNFGLFFFHIMNAGQFSADDSSMYYFPSQYCSDTAELINTMEYFVENYSKMYGYEYIEKANTFWKYGSTTTNRQTLQASSSECTDQIDASVRKQHLVTLNEVINDAYLQTL; encoded by the coding sequence ATGTCTGGAactagcagcagcagcaacgACCTTAGTCGGCCTGATACATTGAAAACTATGGAGTCGACCAGAAAACATTTGAATTCGCTAACGGTATCGACTAATACGTCTACGAATTCGTTATTTTCGTTGCACGGCTCGAGCTCATCGTCGATATTTCGCACCATATCCCGTGTTGAAACGGAACCGGAAGTCGATGGAGACGTGTATTACCGTGCATTGCAGGACTCATCGTCTGCTCACGCAACAAATAACTCGTATCTCTCGCAAGGAAGCTCGTTGACCATCCAGTTCGGCAACAAGAGACAGAATTTGAACCACAAGTTCTGCGTCATCCTGATCGGGTTGCCAGCAACAGGCAAGTCTACCATCTCGAGACACTTGATCAATTTCCTACACTCTTCTGCTCGCACCTCGCACTTGAGATGCTCCATCTTCAACGCAGGCAACGTTAGACGGAAGCTGAGCGTCCGCAGAAGGCACGTGTCCGCGCCATTCATGGCTCCAGAACTCAATAAGTCGGACGACGACTTGTTCAACCCCAAAAACTCACACAAGAAGGAGGAATACGCAAGAATCACATTGGCCAAACTCTTGGATGAAATCGAAAACGACCGCTGCGACTTGGCCATCTTCGATGCCACAAACTCAActctaaaaagaagagactTCGTCTTACAAGAAATTagaaacttcaacaaaactCAATACGAGCTCTACAACGCCAAAAATGCTGGTACTGgaagcagcagcggcaCCGATACAGAGTCAACCTATGGTGCGGAAACTGAAGGAAAACCAGATGAAGATTCCGGTTCTATCCATATCACCCCAATCTTCTTGCAAGTTTCTTGCACAGAACCAACTTTTGTCAAATTTAATATCCATAACAAAACCTTCAACCAAGATTACTACGACAAGCCTTATGAATACGCAGTCAGAGACTTTGCTAGAAGATTGCAACATTACCACTCTCAGTTTGTCCAATTCAGCAAAGATGAGTTCGATCACTACTGCAAAGAAAATGCTAGGATCAACGAAGGATCTCACAACCCTAATTTCGgattattcttcttccatatTATGAACGCTGGTCAATTCTCCGCAGATGATAGTAGCATGTACTATTTCCCATCCCAATACTGCTCCGATACAGCAGAATTGATCAACACAATGGAATATTTCGTCGAGAACTATTCTAAAATGTACGGTTATGAATATATCGAGAAGGCAAACACATTCTGGAAGTATGGTTCAACTACAACTAATCGTCAAACGCTACAAGCATCTTCCTCGGAATGTACTGACCAAATCGACGCCAGCGTTAGAAAACAACACCTGGTAACCTTGAACGAAGTCATTAACGATGCCTATCTCCAAACATTATAA
- the MED7 gene encoding mediator complex subunit MED7, which yields MSDKNEISALYPPPPPFIQFFTEENAVLHSKCQADKAVAESLTARQLEQLKYFEKPELPKDGTYRAFGNVWQINDKLPELSQMGIEQLYKKHSSASGSASGSGSASESADDSPQSGANYENKIQELKKLLKSLLLNFLELIGLLGVDSSMYDKKLNEIRVIAINIHHLLNEYRPHQSRESLIMLLEEQLEHKRREMEQINKTCDEVEAKLAEL from the coding sequence ATGAGCGACAAGAACGAGATATCAGCATTATATCCACCTCCACCACCTTTTATCCAGTTTTTCACGGAGGAGAATGCCGTGCTTCACAGCAAATGCCAGGCCGATAAGGCTGTGGCCGAGTCACTTACGGCAAGACAGCTCGAGCAGCTGAAATACTTTGAGAAACCGGAGCTTCCCAAGGACGGGACGTACCGTGCGTTTGGAAATGTGTGGCAGATAAACGACAAGCTTCCTGAGCTCTCGCAAATGGGCATTGAGCAGCTCTACAAGAAACACAGTTCAGCTTCTGGCTCAGCTTCTGGCTCTGGCTCAGCTTCAGAGTCCGCCGATGACAGCCCGCAGAGCGGCGCAAACTACGAGAACAAGATCCAGGAGCTGAAGAAGCTATTGAAGTCGCTTCTACTAAATTTCCTAGAGCTTATAGGACTACTCGGAGTAGACTCGAGCATGTATGACAAGAAATTGAACGAGATTCGAGTGATTGCAATAAACATCCACCACTTGCTCAACGAGTACAGGCCGCACCAGAGCCGAGAGTCCTTGATTATGCTTCTGGAGGAGCAGCTGGAGCACAAGCGCAGGGAGATGGAGCAGATCAACAAGACCTGCGACGAGGTTGAGGCCAAGCTTGCGGAGCTGTAG
- the HRT1 gene encoding SCF ubiquitin ligase complex subunit HRT1, which yields MATDIDPREAQVDSPQDAKPNFEITKWTAVAFWSWDIDVDNCAICRNHIMEPCVNCQQEATFNSEHECVAAWGECNHAFHLHCITQWIKSRNVCPLDNKPWKLARCGK from the coding sequence ATGGCTACAGATATAGACCCAAGGGAAGCACAGGTGGATTCGCCTCAGGACGCTAAGCCAAACTTCGAAATAACTAAGTGGACAGCAGTTGCATTTTGGTCGTGGGATATCGACGTGGATAACTGTGCCATTTGCAGAAATCATATCATGGAACCCTGTGTGAACTGTCAGCAGGAGGCTACTTTCAATTCAGAACACGAATGTGTGGCTGCATGGGGTGAGTGTAACCATGCGTTCCATCTACATTGCATTACACAATGGATCAAGAGCAGAAATGTATGTCCGTTGGATAATAAACCCTGGAAGCTTGCCCGGTGCGGCAAGTAA
- the PHA2 gene encoding prephenate dehydratase PHA2 has protein sequence MVKVLYLGPAGTYSHQAVLQQFADEELIPTNSIPSCFKTLIEDEDIDYGVVPLENSTNGQVVFTYDLFRDFMQSEEEPKLEVVGEQYVDIAHCLIAPAPLEVDKLRKIGTIYSHPQVWGQVKDYLADLEKKYGKFTKIDCNSTSEAVTKCIQEWDSKERITLAIGSRASAKLNKGFIVDSGINDIKGNTTRFLILRRRKPNNRLVTDCLPPNTDSKKVNLVTFVTKQDDPGSLVDVLNVLKDQRLNMCSISSRPFHADSLAGRKWQYCFFIEFYHSETTDYELLMEKFDEYCAKWIHWGRFYRNPSYYQVS, from the coding sequence ATGGTTAAAGTGCTGTATCTAGGGCCTGCTGGCACATACTCACACCAAGCTGTGCTGCAACAATTCGCCGATGAGGAACTAATTCCAACAAATTCAATCCCTTCTTGCTTCAAAACGcttattgaagatgaagatataGACTATGGGGTTGTACCATTGGAGAATTCAACGAATGGACAAGTTGTGTTCACATACGATCTTTTCAGAGATTTTATGCAGTCCGAGGAGGAACCAAAGCTTGAAGTTGTTGGGGAACAATACGTTGATATCGCACATTGTCTCATCGCACCAGCACCATTGGAGGTAGACAAGCTCAGAAAAATCGGCACAATATATTCGCATCCACAGGTGTGGGGTCAAGTGAAGGACTATCTTGCTGATCTTGAGAAGAAGTACGGGAAGTTTACAAAAATTGACTGTAATTCCACATCTGAGGCTGTAACGAAATGCATTCAAGAGTGGGattcaaaagaaaggaTAACTCTTGCCATTGGAAGTCGTGCTAGTGCAAAATTAAACAAAGGTTTCATAGTAGATAGCGGAATTAATGACATAAAGGGGAATACAACAAGgtttttgatattgagAAGGCGTAAGCCGAATAATCGCCTAGTGACAGATTGTCTACCTCCCAACACGGACAGTAAAAAGGTGAATTTAGTGACCTTTGTAACCAAACAGGACGACCCAGGTTCTTTGGTGGACGTTTTAAACGTATTGAAGGATCAGAGGTTAAATATGTGTTCTATTTCCTCGAGACCGTTCCATGCGGACTCCCTTGCAGGTCGAAAATGGCAGTACTGTTTCTTTATTGAGTTTTATCATAGTGAAACAACGGACTATGAGTTGTTAATGGAGAAGTTTGACGAGTACTGTGCGAAATGGATTCATTGGGGCAGATTCTACAGAAATCCTTCGTATTACCAGGTGTCTTAG
- the ATP11 gene encoding Atp11p, whose translation MIKSWTRVATRSASQLTAAQFKRIISASSSLYSTSNYSTESLDQKYKDKLLEKAREQGYNSIEELKNALKEEIEKKKLELNKIDPLKELEDYEQRTKMSSNIAKSRGPIDPSTPKMPYKTLDSFLDVEKVKNLSKQECEFLWRARWANKDNVLTAVVPIDVWNKMSALAKENPYFVIPLPRESAVVEGNEESNAAPADKKEPAVEMHYIQWQFVGPKTVHCIMTTLAEFKLHKEYARPHTTLQFHLDLAEDKNIVLMNGQVETDSNVTLPESQLLVLNVQRFYGAMGQDTSFAKKRVQLLKDFTSGSPQFNVDLLVALAQTME comes from the coding sequence ATGATTAAAAGCTGGACCCGAGTTGCTACAAGATCTGCTTCGCAATTAACTGCTGCACAATTCAAACGTATTATAAGCGCATCTTCTAGCCTTTattcaacttcaaactACTCTACTGAATCTCTGGACCAGAAGTACAAGGATAAATTATTAGAGAAAGCCCGTGAACAAGGTTACAATAGTATCGAGGAGTTAAAGAACGCTTTAAAAGAGGAgatagaaaagaagaagcttgaattgaacaaaatcGATCCATTAAAAGAATTAGAGGACTACGAACAGAGAACCAAGATGTCCAGCAATATAGCAAAATCACGTGGTCCTATTGATCCATCTACTCCAAAGATGCCATACAAAACTCTAGATAGCTTCTTGGACGTTGAAAAGGTCAAAAATCTTTCTAAACAAGAATGTGAGTTTTTGTGGAGAGCTAGATGGGCAAATAAGGACAATGTCTTGACCGCTGTTGTTCCTATTGATGTCTGGAACAAGATGAGTGCTTTGGCCAAGGAAAACCCTTACTTTGTAATTCCTTTGCCTAGAGAATCTGCAGTTGTCGAAGGAAATGAGGAAAGCAACGCTGCTCCAGCAGACAAGAAGGAACCAGCAGTGGAGATGCATTACATTCAATGGCAATTTGTTGGCCCCAAAACCGTTCACTGTATCATGACAACTCTAGCTGAATTTAAATTACACAAAGAGTATGCCCGCCCACACACTACATTACAATTCCATTTGGATTTGGCAGAGGACAAAAATATTGTCTTGATGAATGGTCAAGTGGAGACAGATTCTAATGTAACTTTGCCAGAGTCGCAACTATTGGTGTTGAATGTGCAAAGATTCTATGGTGCAATGGGACAAGATACCAGTTTCGCAAAGAAGAGGGTCCAACTCCTAAAAGATTTCACAAGCGGTTCTCCACAGTTCAACGTCGATCTTTTGGTAGCTTTAGCTCAAACCATGGAATAA
- the DAL82 gene encoding Dal82p encodes MAGNANSNLDELLVALLAEYKPHLQTHSHRMKTWDDLLKEFNRRSGLRYRQTRTLKRRFDKLCSVYLKYGSVKVMNFDTFKQLVFEFEHERQKSSSSTIETSNALNRLARKLSETGEINDPPVGKALEEVQHDDVEDDGNVEDDERDPISVPSTANMESAEIILDDSEDDQTPLDSITVLPHTQMKRFRRQQLQENKLRSDLAHETLSNASNSTYGNNVNGLEVEGRASNEVSLQQQIYELQNSIEESRRREEEFRRQVSYKLDYIVSLLKE; translated from the coding sequence aTGGCAGGTAATGCGAATTCCAATTTAGACGAGCTGTTGGTGGCCCTGCTGGCAGAGTACAAACCACATCTACAAACTCACAGTCATAGAATGAAAACATGGGATGATCTACTTAAAGAGTTTAACAGGCGATCCGGACTTCGGTATCGACAAACCAGGAcgttgaaaagaagatttgaCAAGTTATGCTCTGTGTATTTGAAATATGGGAGTGTTAAGGTAATGAATTTTGATACATTTAAACAATTAGTTTTTGAGTTTGAGCATGAACGGCAGAAGTCTAGCAGTTCAACTATCGAAACAAGCAACGCTTTAAATCGGTTAGCACGTAAATTATCTGAAACAGGTGAAATAAATGATCCGCCAGTTGGGAAAGCTCTCGAAGAAGTGCAACATGATGACGTTGAGGACGACGGCAACGTTGAGGATGACGAACGTGATCCTATATCCGTTCCAAGTACGGCTAATATGGAATCAGCAGAAATTATTCTAGACGATAGCGAAGATGACCAAACACCCCTAGATTCTATTACGGTGTTACCGCATACTCAAATGAAAAGATTCAGGCGTCAACAATTACAGGAGAATAAGTTGCGTTCCGATTTAGCGCACGAAACCTTATCAAATGCAAGCAATTCAACGTATGGAAACAATGTGAATGGACTGGAGGTGGAAGGGAGGGCTTCCAATGAAGTGAGcttacaacaacaaatttATGAGCTACAAAACAGCATAGAAGAAAGCaggagaagagaagaggaatTTAGGCGGCAGGTATCTTACAAATTAGATTATATAGTTTCACTTCTGAAGGAATAG
- the EMW1 gene encoding tetratricopeptide repeat-containing protein EMW1, producing the protein MNALLHTHLLSSSDVSALSAYPDDTLTLATQKILSGLSHEVIEGIVSDVIALESNDRETTLKTLKEWTDSYVLSKHSAEESLLVAIAFLHCFIQNNFTGQATPTSSDTLVFGKEKLERTQRNVLASLLNVAGQPAYELCDDPVYLILALLILESLTDERSLFHPDWEHDAEITITKDIPSTKALAYWWRARAILVQLSLVSEPSGIHPIVASSILKSVDIAHAITKDLPNEATESLKKQLYTIYYLENCKCLLAIQTEHLCLPALTKAKKLTGFEFVLTGARAKRTKFQQVAHSGLIILAKSQSNENDTINNELPETFELNSDLLLEKPHFESIGAEPLDEQIIKKQKVDETNGFDDEKLLPVAVRQEFIPQALKDLDPNNQPALNQYDNIQLLLRLYTIRQTSPANNPMTEEELSALIARVLYQEGSKNWTVFSRALWERSIVETKKAKTIERGLLQMQSLVEELGLRITTKMIPDRVGSVESTQQRLKYIHQLPFIPRWSLDATLAEKYMSLGILRSAVEIYERLQMACEAALCYAAVGDEKLAEEILVKRIETNPEDARAYSILGDIRQDPALWEKSWEIGKYANAKNSLGRYYYNPPKESGLERDYTQALKHLNDSLSIFPLSFDTWYFYGCIGLECGKMNLAAEAFSRCVALDETHSLSWSNLSAAYVQLDKLKEAHSCLRRAISSDARKNWRIWDNYMIVSMKLGEWDEVLLAFRHLVDLRKDQGGETSVDLPILEKLVEILISSDYPTDSSQRLSHFQQSCLEFVCDILPSIVTTSVRLWKLVAKVELWRRRPWVALACHEKAFRAITHNPDLTIDEKIWNESVDVCGDLVAAYESLGEMEGKYGAGDVVCKNWNYKARSSIKTLMSRAKNYWEDSDGWDRLMDLKATL; encoded by the coding sequence ATGAACGCACTGCTCCATACCCATCTGCTTTCATCTTCCGATGTCTCTGCACTATCAGCATATCCAGATGACACATTGACTTTAGCAACTCAAAAGATTCTCTCTGGTCTATCTCACGAGGTTATCGAAGGCATAGTTAGTGATGTAATCGCTTTGGAATCCAATGATAGGGAAACTACACTCAAAACTCTAAAAGAATGGACTGATAGTTATGTTTTATCGAAGCATTCTGCTGAGGAATCACTTCTTGTTGCTATTGCATTCCTACATTGTTTTATTCAGAACAACTTCACTGGTCAAGCTACTCCTACATCATCCGATACTCTAGTTTTTGGCAAAGAGAAGCTTGAAAGAACCCAAAGAAATGTGTTAGCCAGTCTTTTGAATGTTGCAGGTCAGCCAGCTTACGAGCTTTGTGATGATCCAGTGTACCTAATTTTGGCACTATTGATACTTGAGTCGTTAACCGACGAGAGGTCCTTATTCCATCCGGATTGGGAACATGACGCTGAAATAACGATCACTAAAGATATTCCCTCCACGAAAGCTTTGGCGTATTGGTGGAGAGCAAGAGCCATATTAGTTCAATTGTCTCTAGTTTCAGAGCCAAGTGGGATCCATCCAATAGTTGCATCATCGATACTAAAGTCTGTCGATATCGCGCATGCAATTACTAAAGATTTACCTAATGAAGCTACggaatctttgaaaaaacaACTATATACCATCTACTATCTGGAAAATTGTAAGTGCCTCTTAGCAATCCAGACTGAACATTTGTGTTTACCAGCATTAACCAAAGCTAAGAAACTAACAggatttgaatttgttctAACTGGTGCAAGAGCTAAGAGAACTAAATTCCAGCAAGTTGCACACTCAGGATTGATCATTCTAGCAAAATCTCAGTCTAATGAGAATGATACTATCAATAATGAACTACCGGAGAcatttgaattgaattctGATTTATTATTGGAGAAACCGCACTTTGAATCTATTGGGGCAGAACCATTGGATGAGCAAATCATTAAAAAGCAAAAGGTTGATGAAACAAATGGctttgatgatgaaaaacTATTACCAGTTGCTGTAAGACAGGAGTTTATTCCCCAAGCTTTGAAAGACTTGGATCCAAACAACCAGCCTGCATTAAACCAATATGATAACATCCAATTACTTCTAAGACTATACACAATTAGACAAACTTCACCAGCAAATAATCCCATGACAGAAGAGGAACTCAGTGCACTTATAGCTAGAGTTCTCTACCAAGAGGGTTCTAAGAATTGGACAGTTTTCTCCCGTGCTTTGTGGGAGAGGTCTATCGTAGAGACAAAAAAGGCCAAAACCATCGAAAGAGGTTTGTTGCAAATGCAATCTTTAGTCGAAGAATTAGGCTTAAGAATCACTACTAAAATGATACCAGACAGAGTAGGCTCAGTAGAGTCAACACAACAGAGATTAAAATACATCCATCAGCTACCATTCATTCCAAGATGGTCCCTTGACGCGACTTTAGCGGAAAAGTATATGTCTCTAGGTATTTTGAGATCTGCTGTCGAAATATACGAAAGATTGCAAATGGCTTGTGAAGCTGCTCTATGTTATGCTGCTGTCGGAGACGAAAAGCTTGCAGAAGAGATTCTAGTCAAGAGAATAGAGACTAACCCTGAGGACGCTCGGGCATATTCTATATTGGGTGATATTAGACAAGATCCAGCTCTATGGGAAAAGAGTTGGGAGATTGGAAAGTATGCTAATGCAAAGAATTCTCTCGGGagatattattataatcCACCTAAAGAATCTGGGTTAGAACGTGACTATACTCAGGCATTGAAACACTTAAATGATTCTTTAAGTATATTCCCATTGAGCTTTGACACATGGTACTTTTATGGTTGTATTGGGCTTGAATGCGGTAAAATGAATCTAGCAGCCGAAGCTTTTTCTAGATGCGTTGCCCTCGATGAAACTCATTCCCTATCTTGGTCCAACTTGAGTGCAGCATATGTTCAATTGGATAAACTAAAGGAAGCCCACAGTTGTCTAAGGAGAGCTATCTCTTCCGATGCTCGTAAAAACTGGAGGATATGGGATAACTATATGATTGTCTCCATGAAATTAGGCGAATGGGACGAGGTTTTATTAGCATTCAGACACCTCGTTGATCTCAGAAAGGACCAAGGAGGTGAAACTAGTGTGGATCTACCtattcttgaaaaactaGTTGAAATCCTAATCTCTTCTGATTATCCAACTGATTCTTCCCAAAGGTTAAGCCATTTCCAACAATCTTGTCTTGAGTTTGTTTGCGACATTTTACCCTCAATTGTCACTACTTCGGTTAGACTCTGGAAACTTGTTGCAAAGGTCGAACTatggagaagaagaccaTGGGTTGCATTGGCATGCCATGAAAAGGCATTTAGAGCAATTACACACAATCCAGATTTGACAATAGACGAAAAAATTTGGAATGAAAGTGTCGATGTTTGTGGAGACCTTGTTGCAGCATATGAATCCTTGGGTGAAATGGAAGGAAAGTATGGTGCTGGTGATGTTGTTTGCAAAAATTGGAACTATAAAGCACGTTCCTCAATTAAAACATTGATGAGTCGTGCGAAGAACTATTGGGAAGACTCGGATGGTTGGGATCGTCTAATGGATTTGAAAGCAACAttataa